Proteins from a single region of Segatella copri:
- a CDS encoding MraY family glycosyltransferase codes for MIQPIYFYLLGAFIVAIIIANIVLPNILLISHKKRLFDMPDKRKVHHAPIPRLGGLSFFPVMLITMGGLVLVHHLMGLKSGGMQGEAPYEYLALLVGSMMLFLVGLADDLLGVGYKKKFLVQILAASLLVASGVWIKSLDGLFGVYQVSPWFGMPFTVLIVVYVTNAINLIDGIDGLASGLCAISLVALAGLHIWLGLYSYALLCISALGVIIPFWYYNVFGNEMRGRKLFMGDSGSLSLGYIISFLMIHLSTVDVHPRAVSDYNMVLAFTTMLVPLLDVVRVVGHRLRNKKNPFLPDKNHIHHKLLRCGLRVRQVMVAICVLSLMFILLNFLMIGHVNITYILGIDIVVWIVFHLILDVILHTRRAEMDI; via the coding sequence ATGATTCAGCCAATTTATTTTTATTTGCTGGGTGCCTTTATCGTGGCGATAATCATTGCCAATATCGTGTTGCCTAACATTCTGCTTATCTCTCATAAGAAGAGATTGTTTGATATGCCTGATAAGAGAAAGGTGCATCATGCTCCGATACCAAGGCTGGGCGGTCTGTCGTTCTTCCCCGTGATGCTGATTACCATGGGTGGTCTGGTGCTGGTACATCATCTGATGGGTCTGAAGAGTGGGGGCATGCAGGGGGAGGCTCCCTATGAATACCTCGCCCTGCTGGTGGGTAGCATGATGCTCTTTCTTGTGGGGCTTGCCGATGATCTCCTCGGAGTGGGGTATAAGAAGAAGTTCCTGGTGCAGATATTGGCGGCAAGCCTGCTCGTGGCTTCGGGCGTATGGATCAAGTCGCTCGACGGACTCTTCGGGGTGTATCAGGTTTCACCATGGTTCGGCATGCCGTTTACCGTGCTCATCGTGGTGTATGTTACCAATGCCATCAATCTGATTGACGGTATCGACGGTCTGGCTTCGGGGCTCTGTGCCATCTCGCTGGTGGCTCTGGCGGGGCTGCATATCTGGCTGGGACTGTACTCCTATGCCCTGCTCTGTATCTCGGCACTGGGTGTGATCATCCCATTCTGGTATTATAATGTGTTTGGAAACGAGATGAGGGGCAGGAAGCTCTTCATGGGTGATTCGGGATCGCTCTCGCTGGGATATATCATCAGTTTCCTGATGATTCACCTGAGTACGGTGGATGTGCATCCCCGTGCCGTGAGCGACTATAACATGGTACTGGCGTTTACTACCATGCTAGTGCCGCTGCTCGACGTGGTGAGAGTGGTGGGTCACCGGTTGAGAAACAAGAAGAACCCGTTTTTGCCGGACAAGAACCATATCCACCATAAGCTGCTGAGGTGCGGACTGAGGGTGAGACAGGTGATGGTGGCTATCTGCGTGCTCTCGCTGATGTTCATCCTGCTCAACTTCCTGATGATCGGCCACGTGAACATCACGTATATCCTGGGCATCGACATCGTGGTATGGATTGTGTTCCATCTTATCCTAGATGTCATCCTGCACACCAGGAGGGCGGAAATGGATATTTAA
- a CDS encoding glycosyltransferase family 2 protein yields MKISIITATYNSGKTVGDTLKSVLAQTYHDYELLVVDGASKDNTLEVVKKMEPLFEGRMRYISEPDKGIYDAMNKGIRMATGEVIGILNSDDFYTSDDALACIAWTLEKEKVDAVYGDIHYVDDDDLTKCVRYYSSKPFRKWMMRLGFMPAHPSFYCRKEVYEKFGAFDAENYRVAADFENLLRLIFVNKIKTHYISKDFVTMRTGGASSSGLESHKRIMRDHLKALKKNGVYSNIFLLGLRYLYKIGEILKSKC; encoded by the coding sequence ATGAAAATCTCTATCATTACCGCTACGTATAATAGCGGGAAGACGGTGGGCGATACGCTGAAGAGTGTGCTCGCCCAAACCTATCACGACTATGAATTGCTGGTCGTGGATGGAGCTTCTAAGGATAATACCCTGGAGGTGGTAAAGAAGATGGAACCTCTGTTTGAGGGGAGAATGAGATATATCAGCGAACCCGATAAGGGAATCTATGATGCCATGAACAAGGGTATCAGGATGGCTACGGGGGAGGTAATCGGTATTCTTAACTCGGACGACTTCTATACTTCGGATGATGCATTGGCTTGTATCGCATGGACTCTGGAGAAAGAAAAGGTGGATGCCGTGTATGGCGACATACACTATGTGGACGATGATGATCTGACGAAATGCGTAAGATACTATAGTTCCAAGCCTTTCAGAAAATGGATGATGAGACTGGGATTCATGCCTGCACATCCTTCGTTCTATTGCCGTAAAGAAGTGTATGAAAAATTCGGTGCCTTTGATGCTGAAAACTATCGGGTGGCTGCCGACTTTGAAAATCTGCTTAGACTTATCTTTGTAAACAAAATCAAAACGCATTATATCTCTAAAGACTTTGTTACCATGCGTACCGGTGGCGCTTCTAGCTCTGGATTAGAGAGCCATAAGCGCATCATGCGTGACCACCTGAAAGCGCTTAAAAAGAACGGTGTGTATTCTAACATCTTCCTGCTGGGATTACGCTATCTATATAAAATAGGTGAAATATTAAAAAGTAAATGCTAA
- a CDS encoding glycosyltransferase family 2 protein has translation MLDITAIILTYNEEMHIHRCLENVKQFAKRIIVVDCFSKDKTCEIAKEMGAEVIQHEWPGNQAEQFNWLIDNVSINTKWILRLDADEYLMPDLIAELNEKLPIMDEGVSALSLSLARAYCGKILHHGIVNGIRIVRIFRTGKARYDKRIMDEHLSVLDGKTIEMKHQFVDDNRLTIGQFTIKHENYASREAAILLDAEYHLSDTSKLEKDHGEEVEKKRAQKAKYAKMPLFWRAFGYFIYRYIVKGGWRDGKEGFLWDFLQGWWYRTLVDAKIFEVKKACGNDKEKIKRYLRDNYHIDI, from the coding sequence ATGCTAGACATTACAGCTATAATCCTCACGTATAACGAGGAAATGCATATTCACAGATGTTTAGAGAATGTGAAGCAATTTGCTAAAAGAATCATTGTCGTGGATTGCTTTTCAAAAGATAAAACCTGCGAAATAGCCAAAGAAATGGGGGCGGAAGTGATACAACATGAGTGGCCAGGGAATCAGGCAGAACAATTTAACTGGTTGATAGATAATGTGTCTATCAATACAAAATGGATTCTCAGACTTGATGCTGATGAGTATCTCATGCCTGATCTCATTGCAGAACTCAATGAAAAACTCCCAATAATGGACGAGGGCGTCTCAGCCCTCTCTCTCTCTCTCGCGCGCGCTTATTGCGGAAAAATACTTCATCATGGTATTGTGAATGGTATCAGAATCGTGAGAATCTTTCGAACAGGTAAGGCTCGTTATGACAAGCGTATCATGGATGAGCATCTCTCAGTCTTGGATGGTAAAACCATCGAAATGAAACATCAGTTTGTGGATGACAATCGTCTGACAATCGGTCAGTTTACCATCAAGCACGAGAACTATGCATCACGTGAAGCTGCTATCCTGCTAGATGCAGAATATCATCTATCAGATACAAGTAAGTTGGAGAAAGATCATGGCGAGGAAGTAGAGAAAAAGCGTGCACAGAAAGCGAAGTATGCCAAGATGCCACTATTCTGGAGAGCTTTTGGCTACTTTATATATCGCTATATCGTGAAAGGAGGATGGCGTGATGGTAAAGAGGGATTCTTATGGGACTTTCTGCAGGGCTGGTGGTATCGAACATTGGTAGATGCCAAAATCTTCGAGGTTAAGAAGGCGTGTGGAAATGATAAAGAGAAGATAAAAAGATACTTGAGAGATAATTATCACATAGATATTTAG
- a CDS encoding putative colanic acid biosynthesis acetyltransferase yields the protein MDQIKKEPQKVFEKYKDTLTLKNKIHRMLWNIVYVLLFRPFALPYLKHWRNFLLRCWGAQIGEGSVVHASAVIWAPWNLVIGCRTCIGPHAIIYNPGRIILGNKVVISQYSYLCTASHHYEYKDNKLFWKEIIIDDYAWIAAKAFVAPGVHIGTYAVVGATASVYKDVEPWTVVGGNPAKFIKKRIMKD from the coding sequence ATGGATCAAATAAAAAAAGAACCTCAGAAGGTGTTTGAAAAATATAAAGACACCCTTACGCTGAAAAATAAAATACATCGCATGTTGTGGAACATCGTATATGTTCTATTATTCAGACCTTTTGCTTTACCATATCTCAAACATTGGCGTAACTTCCTGTTGCGTTGTTGGGGGGCGCAAATAGGAGAGGGTAGTGTTGTGCATGCAAGTGCTGTTATCTGGGCACCTTGGAATTTGGTGATAGGTTGTAGAACCTGTATAGGTCCTCATGCAATCATCTATAATCCTGGTAGGATTATTTTGGGTAATAAAGTGGTTATTTCCCAGTATTCGTATCTTTGTACTGCTAGCCATCACTATGAGTATAAAGATAACAAACTCTTTTGGAAGGAAATCATCATAGATGATTATGCTTGGATTGCTGCTAAAGCTTTTGTGGCTCCTGGAGTTCATATTGGTACTTATGCTGTAGTGGGTGCTACTGCATCAGTCTATAAAGATGTTGAACCATGGACTGTTGTTGGTGGTAATCCTGCTAAGTTTATCAAGAAAAGAATAATGAAAGATTAA
- a CDS encoding Coenzyme F420 hydrogenase/dehydrogenase, beta subunit C-terminal domain, with translation MENKRLPQLCEPEQCTACSACFNVCPKHAIQMVEDECGELHPQLSSEFCIGCGLCERTCPELKHNSILRYGKPDVYCCWLKESEIRKESTSGGAAYALSYAIIQKGGHVWGAAYDEDMSVCYQEASTLNELKRLQKSKYVQSYVKDCFRKIKRELDNGDWVLFTGTGCHVKGLRSFLKKDYPNLYTVDLVCHGVPGQGVFMKYVNWLELKFQDKLIDYIPRHKRKDGQEIGYYTMATFKHRGDVKLEKENNGYFIGFQHNIFLRSNCFKCSSNGEQRYADFTVADFWGLGKVKPFRQNAERTKGISMLALNSDKAKLLFENIKDQLVYELRSYEEASFSNTQYYKPAVPSPRREAFRREWKQLTWEQLTAKYFKYTKKEIVLYTIKKITPPTILSHVKSLAKWIK, from the coding sequence ATGGAGAATAAAAGATTACCTCAATTATGTGAGCCTGAGCAATGTACTGCTTGTTCGGCTTGCTTTAATGTATGTCCGAAACACGCTATCCAAATGGTAGAAGATGAATGTGGAGAATTGCATCCGCAGCTGTCGTCTGAGTTTTGTATAGGATGTGGGCTTTGTGAAAGAACTTGCCCTGAATTAAAGCATAATTCTATCTTACGATATGGAAAGCCTGATGTTTATTGTTGTTGGTTGAAAGAATCTGAAATTAGGAAGGAAAGCACTTCTGGCGGTGCTGCTTATGCTTTGTCTTATGCGATTATTCAAAAAGGTGGGCATGTTTGGGGTGCTGCTTATGATGAAGATATGTCGGTATGTTACCAGGAAGCTAGTACCCTCAATGAACTTAAAAGGCTACAGAAGTCTAAGTATGTACAGAGTTATGTAAAAGATTGTTTTAGAAAAATCAAACGAGAATTGGATAATGGTGATTGGGTGTTATTTACAGGAACGGGGTGTCATGTTAAAGGATTACGCTCTTTCTTGAAAAAAGATTACCCTAATCTTTATACCGTAGATTTGGTCTGCCATGGTGTACCTGGACAAGGTGTATTTATGAAATATGTGAATTGGTTGGAGCTGAAATTTCAAGATAAGCTAATAGATTACATTCCTAGACATAAGAGAAAAGACGGTCAGGAGATTGGGTATTATACGATGGCTACTTTCAAGCATCGTGGTGACGTTAAATTGGAGAAAGAGAATAATGGTTACTTTATAGGGTTCCAACATAATATATTTTTAAGAAGTAATTGTTTCAAGTGTTCTTCAAATGGAGAACAAAGATATGCTGATTTTACTGTTGCTGACTTTTGGGGATTAGGAAAGGTTAAACCTTTTCGCCAGAATGCTGAACGTACAAAAGGTATATCAATGCTTGCTTTAAATTCAGATAAGGCAAAGTTGTTATTTGAAAATATTAAAGATCAATTGGTTTATGAATTACGTAGTTACGAGGAGGCTTCATTTAGTAATACACAATATTATAAACCTGCAGTTCCATCTCCTAGAAGAGAGGCTTTCAGAAGAGAGTGGAAGCAATTGACTTGGGAACAATTAACTGCAAAATATTTCAAATATACGAAGAAAGAAATAGTGCTTTATACGATAAAAAAAATCACCCCCCCCACTATTCTATCTCATGTTAAATCACTGGCGAAATGGATCAAATAA
- a CDS encoding polysaccharide pyruvyl transferase family protein — MKENGSTQQRTKKIGVITILKVNNYGAELQAYATQAILKKMGWKAEIIDYLFYKNPDFKKTKMSKPLFPVGLLKKAKEYFYPLLARLKSCRASDAAQRRKKRFDSFHQLNTSLSSTYQTIDELYGARLDYDIYMVGSDQVWNPGIYSSLEPYFLTFAPKGKKRVSYASSFGVSEIPAIAKPFYTKVLNDFDAISVREKNAVGMVEHLTGKKAQWVLDPTLLLNHTDWDAVASKIYNGDDKYVLVYELTPCPYIAELAKHIAQEKNLKVVRICKNAAREDRDDMIENILDAGPAEFLELFGKASWVVTNSFHGTAFSINFSKPFYTVIPNRKNNNSRQQSLLGMLELEDRMIKENSPYPLLNEMIDYSRVNKLLNEQRMLSVDFLKNAIDGE, encoded by the coding sequence ATGAAAGAAAATGGATCTACCCAACAAAGAACTAAGAAAATTGGAGTTATCACCATTCTGAAAGTGAACAACTATGGTGCCGAGCTCCAGGCCTATGCCACCCAAGCCATCTTGAAGAAGATGGGGTGGAAGGCTGAGATTATTGATTATCTCTTTTATAAAAACCCTGATTTTAAGAAAACAAAGATGTCTAAACCTTTGTTTCCTGTTGGACTTTTAAAGAAAGCTAAAGAATATTTTTATCCCCTTTTAGCACGCTTGAAAAGTTGTAGGGCTAGTGATGCTGCACAAAGAAGAAAAAAACGGTTTGATTCGTTTCATCAGTTAAATACTTCTTTGTCAAGTACTTATCAAACTATTGATGAATTGTATGGTGCTAGGCTTGATTACGATATTTATATGGTGGGTAGTGATCAGGTATGGAATCCTGGAATATATTCATCATTAGAACCATACTTCTTGACTTTTGCTCCTAAAGGTAAAAAGCGAGTTTCTTATGCTTCTAGTTTTGGTGTTTCTGAGATTCCGGCAATAGCTAAGCCATTTTATACAAAGGTCCTGAATGATTTTGATGCAATTAGTGTAAGAGAAAAAAACGCAGTTGGTATGGTAGAACATCTAACTGGTAAAAAAGCTCAATGGGTATTAGATCCAACATTGTTGCTAAACCATACGGATTGGGATGCTGTTGCTAGTAAAATATACAATGGAGATGATAAGTATGTTTTAGTATATGAATTGACTCCTTGTCCATATATCGCAGAGCTAGCAAAGCATATAGCTCAAGAGAAAAATCTGAAAGTGGTGAGAATATGTAAAAATGCAGCTCGTGAAGATCGAGATGATATGATAGAAAATATACTTGATGCTGGTCCTGCAGAATTCCTGGAATTATTCGGTAAAGCTTCTTGGGTGGTTACTAATTCCTTTCATGGTACGGCATTTTCTATTAATTTCTCGAAACCATTTTATACAGTTATTCCTAATAGAAAAAATAATAATTCCAGGCAGCAAAGTCTGTTGGGTATGTTAGAATTGGAGGACAGAATGATAAAAGAGAATTCGCCATACCCATTATTAAATGAAATGATAGACTATTCTCGTGTTAACAAACTGTTGAATGAACAGAGAATGCTGTCTGTTGATTTTTTAAAGAATGCTATCGATGGAGAATAA
- a CDS encoding glycosyltransferase — MRILYTGTLNVNAGGPAFSTYHTMKGLNAIGVKTELLGFEFGNNGKLIGTDVPMHFAKRSCVPVIGYSPSYKQSIRECGEFDIYQAQGVWQYNTYALVDVAREKHKPYIITPRGMLYPQAIMNGKTWFKKLSLKLRLLKDLNQAACVHVTCEDEMNYCRDIGVTSPIAVIPNPVKIEKHPEKKDKVFRLGYLGRVSKRKNIESLIYAWDALKNKTTGAELVIIGGGDEQYFQFLKDECNRLKLDNVRFTGFISGTEKEDTLSSISVLAMPSEFENFGNVIVEGLVRGIPCIATKGAPWKDLADFHCGWWVNYSQKEITSAVDKALDLSAEELHEMGERGKRLVMEKYAIEAVAKQMKQLYSWLLNGGEKPGFVYE, encoded by the coding sequence ATGAGAATATTATACACTGGTACATTAAACGTGAATGCTGGAGGACCGGCATTTAGTACATATCATACGATGAAAGGTTTAAATGCTATTGGCGTTAAAACCGAATTGTTGGGTTTTGAGTTTGGTAATAATGGAAAATTGATAGGAACAGATGTGCCTATGCATTTTGCAAAGCGTTCATGTGTACCAGTCATAGGTTATTCACCTTCTTATAAGCAATCCATTAGAGAGTGCGGAGAGTTTGATATCTATCAAGCTCAAGGTGTTTGGCAATATAATACCTACGCATTAGTGGATGTAGCCCGTGAGAAGCATAAACCTTACATTATTACGCCAAGAGGTATGCTTTATCCACAAGCCATCATGAATGGTAAGACTTGGTTTAAAAAACTATCGTTGAAACTTCGACTTCTTAAAGATTTAAATCAAGCAGCTTGTGTCCATGTAACTTGTGAGGATGAAATGAATTATTGTCGTGATATTGGCGTTACTTCACCTATTGCTGTAATACCTAATCCTGTTAAGATTGAGAAGCATCCTGAAAAGAAAGATAAGGTCTTTAGATTGGGTTATTTAGGAAGAGTGTCAAAGCGAAAGAATATTGAGAGCTTAATTTATGCTTGGGATGCTTTGAAGAATAAAACTACTGGAGCAGAACTTGTTATAATTGGTGGCGGGGATGAGCAATATTTTCAATTTTTAAAAGATGAATGTAATCGCCTCAAACTTGATAATGTGAGGTTTACTGGCTTCATCTCTGGTACGGAAAAAGAAGATACATTATCAAGTATTTCTGTACTGGCTATGCCAAGTGAGTTCGAAAACTTTGGAAATGTAATTGTAGAGGGCTTAGTACGTGGAATTCCTTGTATTGCAACAAAGGGGGCACCATGGAAAGATCTTGCCGACTTTCATTGTGGTTGGTGGGTTAACTATTCTCAAAAAGAAATAACTTCAGCTGTTGATAAGGCTTTAGATTTGTCAGCAGAAGAACTTCATGAAATGGGAGAAAGAGGCAAACGATTGGTGATGGAAAAATATGCAATAGAAGCTGTAGCCAAACAAATGAAACAACTCTATTCTTGGCTGCTGAACGGTGGTGAAAAACCTGGGTTCGTGTATGAATAA
- a CDS encoding glycosyltransferase family 2 protein has translation MKFSIVIANFNSGTLLKQCLESVFSQNYTDFEVIMVDADSSDESKQILLEYKDKFAWWCSEKDKGQSDAFNKGFAHAKGDFFFWLNADDLLLPGALKAAGEYLDKHPKCKWLTFDTIFIDINRKIQFVNYGTCWKNIFIKYVGPEVNAPTSIYHRSLFESSNKFDLELYYAMDTDLWYQFMDMGYKFERLHYFFYAFRIHKGSKTTDEGFNAKTTNPKKIQQTRLLESKHPLIHNKFMTTLNAIIKVFTCKKYTWYYNAKLKGKII, from the coding sequence ATGAAGTTTAGTATTGTTATTGCAAATTTTAATAGCGGTACGCTATTAAAACAGTGTCTAGAATCTGTATTTTCACAAAATTATACCGATTTTGAGGTAATTATGGTTGATGCAGATAGTTCTGATGAAAGTAAACAGATTTTGTTAGAATATAAGGATAAATTTGCGTGGTGGTGTTCTGAGAAAGATAAAGGACAGAGCGACGCTTTTAATAAGGGATTTGCTCATGCAAAAGGTGATTTTTTCTTTTGGCTAAATGCTGATGATTTACTTTTACCAGGTGCTTTGAAAGCTGCTGGTGAATATTTAGACAAACATCCAAAATGTAAATGGCTTACTTTTGATACGATTTTTATCGATATTAATCGAAAGATTCAATTTGTTAATTATGGTACATGTTGGAAGAATATTTTTATAAAATATGTTGGACCGGAAGTCAATGCACCAACTTCAATTTATCATCGATCCTTGTTTGAAAGTAGTAATAAATTTGATTTAGAATTGTATTATGCCATGGATACTGATTTATGGTATCAATTTATGGATATGGGCTATAAGTTTGAAAGGTTACATTATTTCTTTTATGCTTTTAGAATACATAAAGGTTCTAAAACAACGGATGAAGGATTTAATGCTAAAACTACCAATCCCAAGAAAATTCAACAAACAAGATTGTTAGAATCTAAACACCCTTTGATTCATAATAAGTTTATGACTACTTTAAATGCTATAATAAAAGTATTTACGTGTAAAAAGTATACCTGGTATTATAATGCAAAGTTAAAGGGTAAGATTATTTAA
- a CDS encoding lipopolysaccharide biosynthesis protein, which translates to MNGEKRTLVVKKNIIGAFVNKAFAILISLLLVPATIGYLDSEQYGVWLTVSSIVAWISYFDIGLVNGFKNRFAETKAIGKHSLSRQYVSTTYAMMLIIFSVVIILTECLNSYIDWAKFLNLSSIYEDLLRRVVSVLLIFVGLQFVLGVLTALLSADQKNAFSSFITTIGQGCSLLVIVLLTHYTYPNMLNVCLALVGTPCFILMLFSVYLYRTKYREYSPNVKFVNFKLCNNILWLGLKFFVIQICMLLIFQITNVILSRQQGADSVTIYNVTYKYFSVFQMFFNILLSPFWAAYTDAYAKKDFSWMAKTYKKLLKVFLFAVPVMVLMYILYPYVFDIWLSGKVSVPSSVALGMCIYILILSFSNLLMILINGTGKVFLQMLVYVCCALFSIPLMSYLCELHGILGVLFVLGFVYAVQAFFGFIQLNKILNNSSFGIWNK; encoded by the coding sequence ATGAATGGAGAAAAAAGAACTCTTGTTGTTAAGAAAAATATAATAGGTGCGTTTGTCAACAAAGCATTTGCTATTTTAATTTCGTTGTTATTGGTTCCTGCTACAATCGGTTATTTGGATTCCGAGCAATATGGTGTGTGGTTGACTGTAAGTTCAATTGTAGCATGGATTTCATATTTTGATATAGGTTTAGTTAATGGTTTTAAAAATCGTTTTGCCGAGACTAAAGCTATTGGTAAACATAGCTTATCTAGACAGTATGTTAGTACTACTTATGCAATGATGTTAATTATTTTCTCGGTTGTGATAATATTGACAGAATGTTTGAATTCATATATTGACTGGGCAAAATTTCTCAATTTGTCTTCTATATATGAAGATTTATTGCGAAGAGTTGTAAGTGTTCTGTTAATATTTGTCGGTTTACAATTTGTATTAGGAGTTTTAACTGCATTATTGTCTGCTGATCAAAAAAATGCATTTAGTTCTTTTATTACTACGATTGGACAAGGTTGTTCATTGCTTGTTATTGTGTTGCTGACACATTATACTTATCCTAATATGCTTAATGTATGTTTGGCTTTAGTAGGAACACCTTGTTTTATTCTAATGTTGTTTTCTGTTTATCTTTATAGAACAAAATATAGGGAATATAGTCCTAATGTTAAATTTGTAAATTTTAAACTTTGTAATAATATTTTATGGCTAGGACTTAAATTCTTTGTAATACAGATATGTATGTTGTTGATATTCCAGATTACTAATGTAATCTTATCTCGCCAGCAAGGTGCAGATTCTGTAACTATTTATAATGTGACATATAAATACTTTTCGGTTTTTCAGATGTTCTTTAATATATTGTTGTCTCCATTTTGGGCTGCATATACAGATGCTTATGCAAAAAAAGATTTTAGTTGGATGGCAAAGACATATAAAAAATTACTTAAAGTTTTTTTGTTCGCCGTACCTGTAATGGTGTTGATGTATATTTTATATCCCTATGTTTTTGATATTTGGCTCTCTGGTAAAGTAAGTGTTCCTTCAAGTGTTGCATTAGGTATGTGTATATACATATTAATTCTATCTTTCTCTAATTTATTAATGATTCTTATTAATGGAACAGGAAAAGTCTTTCTTCAAATGCTAGTATATGTGTGTTGTGCTTTGTTCTCAATACCTTTGATGAGTTATCTTTGTGAATTGCATGGCATCTTAGGTGTTTTGTTTGTGCTTGGTTTTGTCTATGCCGTTCAAGCGTTTTTTGGCTTTATTCAATTAAATAAAATTTTAAATAATTCTTCTTTTGGTATTTGGAATAAATAA
- a CDS encoding IS256 family transposase — translation MDNLEIDYKKAAQQLRSGEALFGKDGALAPLLERILNSALEGEMDAHLSEEERSSGNRRNGKMSKKVQTKYGEVTIETPRDRDGTFQPETVKKRETILANGMADQIIEMYAMGTSTRDISSYFEREFNTTLSADTISSITDRVLPEITAWKSRMLDPVYAICWLDAIHYKVKDENGRAVTRAIYNILGINKEGQKELLGMYVSKSEGANFWLEVLTDLQNRGVRDILICCIDGLKGFPDAIQSVFPESSVQLCIVHQIRNSIKYVGSKHQKEFIKDLRTVYGAVNKDSAAANLDLLESKWGEMYPIVIKSWRDNWERLTEYFQYTPTIRKLIYTTNTVEGYHRQVRKVTKTKGVFPTDNSLEKLVYLAYRNIRKKWTMPLANWGQISQQMAIKFGDRFKIM, via the coding sequence ATGGACAACTTAGAAATTGATTACAAGAAAGCAGCTCAGCAGTTGCGTAGTGGTGAAGCCTTATTTGGCAAGGACGGAGCATTAGCTCCATTGTTAGAGCGTATTCTCAACTCAGCTCTCGAAGGTGAGATGGACGCTCATTTAAGTGAAGAGGAACGCTCTTCCGGCAACCGTCGTAATGGTAAGATGAGTAAGAAGGTTCAAACAAAATATGGTGAGGTCACTATAGAGACTCCTCGTGACCGAGACGGAACTTTCCAACCTGAGACCGTAAAGAAGCGTGAGACTATTCTTGCCAATGGCATGGCAGACCAGATTATTGAGATGTACGCCATGGGCACCAGCACACGTGACATCAGCAGCTACTTTGAGCGTGAGTTCAACACAACTCTATCAGCCGATACAATCAGCTCTATAACAGACCGTGTATTACCCGAAATCACCGCCTGGAAGTCTCGCATGCTCGATCCTGTATATGCCATTTGCTGGCTTGATGCTATCCATTATAAGGTAAAGGATGAGAATGGCAGAGCTGTCACACGAGCCATTTACAACATTCTTGGTATCAACAAGGAAGGCCAAAAAGAACTGTTAGGTATGTATGTGTCTAAGAGTGAAGGAGCTAACTTCTGGCTAGAAGTTCTTACGGATCTTCAGAACCGTGGTGTTCGAGACATCTTGATTTGTTGTATTGATGGTCTCAAAGGCTTCCCGGATGCCATCCAAAGCGTATTTCCTGAGAGTTCTGTGCAGCTCTGTATTGTCCATCAGATACGCAATTCTATCAAGTATGTTGGCAGTAAGCATCAAAAGGAGTTTATCAAGGATTTAAGAACAGTATATGGTGCAGTAAACAAAGACTCCGCTGCTGCTAATTTAGACCTGTTAGAGTCTAAGTGGGGAGAGATGTACCCAATTGTCATCAAGTCATGGCGTGACAATTGGGAACGTCTGACAGAGTATTTCCAATATACTCCAACCATCCGTAAACTCATTTATACGACCAATACGGTTGAGGGGTATCACAGACAGGTAAGAAAGGTCACAAAGACTAAAGGGGTCTTTCCTACGGATAATTCTTTGGAGAAGCTTGTGTACTTAGCTTACCGCAACATCCGTAAGAAATGGACTATGCCACTGGCAAATTGGGGACAAATTTCTCAACAAATGGCAATAAAATTTGGAGATAGATTTAAAATTATGTAA